The Penicillium oxalicum strain HP7-1 chromosome IV, whole genome shotgun sequence genome contains a region encoding:
- a CDS encoding 9,11-endoperoxide prostaglandin H2 reductase: MAYGNEAGVGAGIRDSGVPREDIWITTKLRNNWHNRAEQGLDASLAALGVEYVDLYLMHWPVARDPTNPARLLDGWDFVRTWHEMQKLLATNKVRNIGVSNFGITNLEILLHSPSTTVVPAVNQIELHPYNPSPKLVAYNTSKGIHTTGYSCLGSGRSTIYADPVLIKLAAAKGKTPQQVLLMWGIQKGWSVIPKSVNEKRLEWNLDLNGWCLETGEMKELDGVTGRVKILGDGWLPVKVFFGDDE, translated from the exons ATGGCCTACGGCAACGAAGCCGGTGTTGGAGCGGGTATTCGCGACTCGGGCGTGCCCCGGGAAGATATCTGGATCACCACCAAATTGCGGAATAATTGGCATAATCGGGCTGAGCAAGGGTTGGATGCGTCGCTGGCGGCCTTGGGGGTCGAGTATGTGGATTTATATCTGATGCATTGGCCGGTGGCGAGGGATCCGACGAATCCGGCTCGGTTGTTGGATGGGTGGGATTTTGTGAGGACGTG GCACGAAATGCAAAAACTCCTGGCCACCAACAAAGTCCGCAATATCGGCGTGTCTAACTTTGGTATTACGAATCTCGAAATTCTGCTTCACAGTCCATCCACCACCGTGGTGCCAGCCGTGAATCAAATCGAATTGCATCCGTACAATCCCTCCCCTAAACTGGTCGCCTACAACACGTCCAAGGGAATTCACACCACGGGCTATTCATGCCTGGGCTCTGGTCGCTCGACAATCTACGCGGATCCCGTCCTGATCAAGCTCGCGGCGGCAAAGGGAAAGACTCCCCAGCAGGTCTTGCTGATGTGGGGCATCCAGAAAGGGTGGAGTGTGATTCCTAAATCGGTGAATGAGAAGCGGCTGGAGTGGAATTTGGACTTGAATGGGTGGTGCTTGGAGACAGGGGAGATGAAAGAGTTGGATGGGGTGACGGGTCGGGTGAAGATCTTGGGGGATGGATGGTTGCCCGTCAAGGTGTTTTTCGGAGATGATGAGTGA